The Bubalus bubalis isolate 160015118507 breed Murrah chromosome 1, NDDB_SH_1, whole genome shotgun sequence genome includes a region encoding these proteins:
- the LOC102414555 gene encoding beta-defensin 103A — MRLYYLLFALLFLFLLPVPGNGGIISGLQRYYCKIRSGRCALIGCLPKEEQIGRCSLSGRKCCRKKK, encoded by the exons ATGAGGCTCTACTACCTTCTCTTTGCGTTGCTCTTCTTGTTCTTGCTGCCTGTTCCAG GCAATGGCGGCATCATAAGCGGGTTACAAAGGTATTATTGCAAAATAAGAAGCGGCCGGTGTGCTCTGATTGGCTGCCTTCCAAAGGAGGAACAGATAGGCCGCTGTTCACTGAGTGGCCGAAAATGCTGccggaagaagaaatga